The genomic segment GAGGTGAACCATCTGATTAAATATGCCATGTTTGATCAGGAACAGAAGAAAGGGTATAAACAGTCGGCTAGAAACTTAGCGAATTGGTACTATGATGACAAGGAGGATAGCTACACTCATCCTGATGGCTGGTGCTATCGTTTTCATCATATCAAACATCAGAAAACACAGACGGACTTTCAACAGGAAATCAAGGTTTACTACGCTGATGAACCTAAATCAGCCCCTCAAAAGGGACTATATATCAACGAACGTTATCAACACTTAAAAGCTAAAGAATGCCAAGCGCTTTTATCTCCCGAAGGTAGACAGATTTTCAATCAACGTAAGATTGATGTGGAACCTGTCTTTGGGCAGATAAAGGCTTATTTGGGTTACAAGAGATGTAACCTAAGAGGCAAGCGTCAGGTGAAAATTGACATGGGTTTAGTGCTCATGGCCAATAATCTCCTTAAATACAATAAGAGAACGACTCAAACTTAAAAAGCTAGAGTTCCATAATTGGGAATCTCTAGCTTTTTTGTGACTGAGAACTATTTTGTCTCAGACTCTTCTTTATTATATCCAATTTAGTCCACTTTTCTACAACAATGCTGGACATGCTTATAAAGTGCGGCATAGTGGCCGTGGTAATCTTTCCGCCAAGGCTTATCTAGGCCACAAAAGTGAAGAAAAACAGTATGTTTTATAACCCAATCTAAATCCCACTCTCCCTTATTTCTAGCGTAATAAAGAACATTATAGCGTACATCGTAATTATATAATTCATCTGGAATCTGGAGTGTCAAATGCCCGTACAAAGCATTTAGTACATCTTGGTCTGGTAAAAAAAGTTTAAAACGATTTTGAGCAATATCATCTAAAATAGCGTCACGCTTCACTTTTTGTCGAATTGCTGTCAAATTCATGAGTAAAACTCCTGAATTATAGTAACTTTCTGCCTCAAAATTTTGTAAGCGTAGCTTATTGACTAAATCTGTCATGTTAGTATCTGAACCATGACTAGCTGCAGCATATAAAGCAGCACCTAACTCCATTTTATAAAGTGGAAAAATATCATTCAAACATAAAATATCGGTATTCAAATATAGAATTTTGTCTAAATCCTTAGGGAGATATTCATGAGCCAACAAACGATAGTAAATTGTCTCTGGATACCGATCAGCGCTTGGGGCATCTTCAAAAGCTCTCAATCTCTGCATGCTTTTTTAACAATTGTTTCTGCAAGACAAACACATGCAGCAAAGCTGACGGTGTATTCTGATACACTGAATATAAGGTCGTTTTAAACGGCTCTATATAGTGATCATCAATTGAGAATAAAAGATTTATTTCCATCATTTATTCCCCATCTATCTATTCTTCTCGAAAAACGGGTTGTGGACCAAATGTTTGTGAAACAGGCATGAGCTCAATTCGGTTAATATTGACATGAGGAGGTTGCCCAACAATCCAAGCAACAGTATTGGCAATATCTACCGGCTGAATAGCATGAGCTCCTTCATACAATTTTTCAGATCGTTGCTTATCTCCCTTAAACCGAACAGTTGAAAATTCTGTGCCTTCACAAAGACCGGGTTCAATATTGGTTACACGAATATGATGTCCAGCCAAATCAGCACGTAAATTCAAAGAAAACTGTTTTACGAATGCTTTACTAGCTCCATACACATTAGCTCCCGGATAAGGGACTGTCCCAGCAGTTGAACCAAGGTTGATAATAAGCCCACTATCCCGCTCTACCATTTGTGGTATAATCTGGCGTGTTAGATAAACCAAACCAACAACATTAGTCTGAATCATTGTCAGCCAATCTTGCATATCTGCTTCATAAGCCTTATCTAAACCCAATGCCAAACCTGCATTGTTGACCAAAATATCAATCTTTTGCCAAGCCTCTGGCAAATTTTCTAAAGCCTGATCTATATTTTTCACATCCGATACATCCATTTGAAGCGGGTAAAAGTTTGCAAAGCCCAATTCCTGCTGAAGTTGCGCTAATTTTTCTGATCTTCTTGCTGCGCCAATCACTTGATGGCCTTCTGCCACCAAACGGCGACAAATAGCTTGTCCAAAACCAGCCGAAGCTCCTGTTACCAATGCAATCATCTTCTTCCTCCTATATGTATTTTCATTCTCATTTATAACCAAGGATTGTAAAATCGACCGTGATTCACGACAAAGAGTAATAGACTGAATAATAAAAATAAACCAGCCAGTACAATTACTTCAATATCCAACCTCTGAAAAGCCTGATAAGTGTACCATGTCCGCTTCTTATTTTTGCCAAAACGCCGCAATTCCATAGCTGTCGCAATCGTATCAATCCGTTCCAGCGAACTAAAAATCAAGGGAACAATAATTTGCAAATTGCCTTTGATTCGCTGACTGAACTTTGCTTTTTTTGACAATTCTAATCCACGCGCTTCTTGGGACATTCTAATCAAGTAAAACTCCTCTTGCAAATCCGGAATATATCGCAGCGTTAAGCTAACTGAATAAGCTATTTTATAGGGTATTCCGATTTGATTCATGCTAGAGGCAAACTGACTTGGGTGAGTTGTCATCAGAAAAATAACCGCCAAAGGAATAGTGCAGAGATATTTCAAAAATAAATTAAATAGATAAAATATTTCCTGAGCAGTTACAGTGTAACTACCTAGTCCACTTAGCCAAACTGTCTGTTCTCCATAAATCTCTACTCCATACTGAGGTGCAAACAGGTAGACCATGATGAGATTCAAAGCAGCAAAAAGACCAGCAAAGATCAAAATAAATGATACATCCTTAAAATGGATATGAGACACTTTGAATAAAAAGAGCGATCCAACCGCAATGACCAATAATAAACGTGTATCATAGCTAATCATTGCTGTAGTTGATACTAAAATGAAAAACAACAATTTACTAGCACCCGATAAGCGATGAAGAAAGGTCGTACCCGCATGGTAACCGATTAGTTTTTGTTGATTAAGCATGACTTTTTTCCCTTTCTCGCATGTAAAATTCAGTCAAAGCTAGCGGGTCTACTTCTAGTTTTTCAGCCAAAGAAAAAATTGATGTTTCTTTCAGATTTGCCGCCTGAATCA from the Streptococcus constellatus subsp. constellatus genome contains:
- a CDS encoding energy-coupling factor transporter transmembrane component T family protein; this encodes MLNQQKLIGYHAGTTFLHRLSGASKLLFFILVSTTAMISYDTRLLLVIAVGSLFLFKVSHIHFKDVSFILIFAGLFAALNLIMVYLFAPQYGVEIYGEQTVWLSGLGSYTVTAQEIFYLFNLFLKYLCTIPLAVIFLMTTHPSQFASSMNQIGIPYKIAYSVSLTLRYIPDLQEEFYLIRMSQEARGLELSKKAKFSQRIKGNLQIIVPLIFSSLERIDTIATAMELRRFGKNKKRTWYTYQAFQRLDIEVIVLAGLFLLFSLLLFVVNHGRFYNPWL
- a CDS encoding SDR family oxidoreductase — protein: MIALVTGASAGFGQAICRRLVAEGHQVIGAARRSEKLAQLQQELGFANFYPLQMDVSDVKNIDQALENLPEAWQKIDILVNNAGLALGLDKAYEADMQDWLTMIQTNVVGLVYLTRQIIPQMVERDSGLIINLGSTAGTVPYPGANVYGASKAFVKQFSLNLRADLAGHHIRVTNIEPGLCEGTEFSTVRFKGDKQRSEKLYEGAHAIQPVDIANTVAWIVGQPPHVNINRIELMPVSQTFGPQPVFREE